CGATTCAATTCCATTTTGAAGACCAGATTTTGCAACTCAAACGTGAGGATTGGGGCGACGAATTTGACCTGATCTGGAATTGGTTCAACACCGATGTCATGCAATTTGACAGTTATCGGGAGCCTTTTGCCCCGTCAGCAGAGGAAGACGCGGAGGCGTCAGATGAGGATTGAATCTTCGCCGGATTATGACTTTTCGTAGAAAACTGCTACTTTCAACCTTCGAATTCAAGAACGGCATTGGGGCAAATTTCAGCCCGAAAGCATGAGAATGGACACAAAATGAAAAAGACAATCGTTACCCTTTTGGCAATCTTTTGGGCTGTTTGGGCCATCGGGCAAGGTGTGACTCCGCCTGCAGCTGCACTCAGCCATATTTCCATGACCTTCAATGATCCGGAAGAGGTACGTTGGGACCACGAAGGTGGCCGTTATGAGGCGATGTGGAAGGAAAATGGACGCTGGATGGGTTCCGTTTATGCAGAAGACGGCACACATTTAACCTCAAGCCGCGAAATTTTTGAATCCGAATTGCCTGAGGCCATGTTGTCCAAAATGAACGCATCCTATCCTGGTGCGCCATTTTTGGATGGCCGTAAACGCGAAAATGCCGATGGATCGATCCGTTACCAAGTCGAGGTAAAGTCGGTACGGATGCCAAAATGCTGATTTTGGACCTTCCTGCCCCTGTCAAATCCGAAGACTGATTCCCCGTCTTTTCTATCGCTCCAACGCCATCGATTATGAAAAATCTCAGTATCCGTATCTGCGGATGGTTCCACGTCTTTTGCTTAGCCATCGTGCTTTCGAGTGGAGTTTGCTTCGCACAAACCCAAGTTTATAGCCTGAATTTTGGCGGATTGACGCGCAGTTATCGCCTTTATTTGCCAGCAAATTATACTGGAACCACGGCTGTGCCCTTGGTATTCAACCTCCATGGCTACACGAGCAATGCTTTTCAGCAGGAGTTTTATTCGGGAATGAATGCAGTTGCAGATACTGCGGGCTTCATTCTTTGTTATCCTGACGGTGTCAATAGCTCATGGAATTCGGGATTTTCGTCGCCTTACTATGGTGGCGTGAACGATGTGGGTTTCCTTTCGACCTTGCTCGACAGCCTTTTGGCCAATTATAACATCGATGCCGCCCGTGTCTACAGCTGCGGCATGAGCAATGGCGGATTCATGAGCTACCGGTTGGCCTGCGACCTGGAAAGCCGGATCGCCGCCATCGCCTCGGTAACTGGAAGTATGACAACTTTGCAGCTCAGCAATTGCCAAGCAACACGCGCCGTGCCCGTTTTGGAGATCCACGGAACGAATGATGGAACGGTTTCCTATGGCAATTCAGGGCTTTCCATGGGAATTGACAGCGTTTTGGGCTATTGGCGATCGGTCAATGGCTGCACTGCCCCTCCCGTTTACGACACCTTGCCTGACCTTGTGCAGGAACAAAGCACGGTGACGACACAATGGTACGGCGGCTGCACGGACAATGTCGAGGTCGCGCATTACAAAATCGAAAACGGAGGCCATACATGGCCGGGTGCTCCTTTTCAAATTCCGGGCGCAGTCACCAACATGGACATCAATACAAGCGTCGAAATTTGGAAGTTTTTCTACCGGTTTTCGCATCCGAATCCCGTTTTGACAGGGCTTTCTTCGTTACCAAGGAACCTCGTACCCACCGTGGTGCCCAATCCGGCAAAGGATCGTTTCCGCGTTTTGAACATTCTCGAAGGCGCGCAACTAACCCTCATCGATGTCACAGGCAAAGCAGTCGGAACTTGGCAGACCAACGCAGCCGTTTTGGAAATCGAAACCGCTGCCTTTGTCCCGGGAATCTATTTCTTGAAGGTGAATCAGGATGGAGCTACCACGACGACCAAAGTCTTGATCGCTGGCGAATAAGCCGAATCTCAATCCTTCCAATGCCACTTTCCGAATTGCTTCGGATCAAACAGGCTTGATTTGAGCCGCGGTTTTCCGTCCAATTCGCTGTAGTGCTCGGTTTGCAGCAATTCGCCATCCAGGTAGAATTCCACTTTGGTTTCCACCCATTTGCCTTTCAAAAGCTGGAATTCGCCGTAAACGACTTCCAAAATGCTGCCATTTTCCTCAGGATCAATGCGCCGAATGGGAATCAAGCGTTCCTTTTCCACCCAGATTTGTTTGCTTTTCAGGTCGCCCAATTCCGCCCCCAAAACATACATTTCCTTGCCTTGGAACGTCTCCGAATGAAACTTGGACAAGTCCCAGCCCATTTTTTCGACCTTGGACAGCACTTCCTCCAACGCATAACACTTCAATCCGCCTTCCAACAACATGAAGGGCATCGGTTCGGCAGTCGCTCGTGCTAATTTGCCTTCACGAAACGAATAAGTGCTGTCGTTGCGGTAGATGACCCCGCGCCCATTGGCAGGGTCCCCGACGTCAATCCGGAAAAAATCGGGGTAGCGCAGCGCCTCGTACCAGGTTGCAGCGGGCAAAGCCTTGCCCGCACTGTCAAAGCGAATCGTCTGCTGCACAAAGGTATACTCCTTCAAATGCGTCCGCGAAGCCGCGGCATGCATCGCCTTCACCAAGGACTTCCCGTCGTGGATTTCGGTCGGATCTCCTTTGCGGGATTGGGCATTTCCCAGTGCACACACGAAAAACACCAACAGGAACTGGCACAAAACCTTGAAAATTTTCATCTAGCTGCAGTTTTACCCTTCGAATTTGCGCAATTGTTCCCGGAAAATGGGGAAGGATCTTGCTTATTGCCCTTTGGCAAACAAGCGCCAATAAAACTTGGGATTCAGCAAGGTTGCGGTGGTATTTGCGGAATAGACAAATTCCTCGACGGCGCGGCTATTGAAACGGTTGAGCGAGGCATTGAGAATGGAAACCGAGAGTCCGGTGGTGATCGAATTGCCAAACAGGGCCTTCATCACTTTGCCCGGGCGAAGGGCATTTTTGAGCCGCGCATATACTGCAGCATCGTAGCCGGCGGGAGAAAGGCCATTTTCCAAAGCCATGGCAATATGGGTTGCAGCGATTCCGCCTGAAATCATGGCATGCCCGATCCCGTTGGCATTGGTCGCGTCGGTGAGTCCCGCTGCATCGCCGATCAGCAGGCAATTGCCACTGCTCAACGGGCGGCGGGTCGTCCCGAAAAAGAGACTGCTTCCCGTGGGGTGCCCTTGCAATTCGGCGCTGGCAAATCGTTCCCGCAACTGCGGATGCGCTTGGATATAGGCTTGCAAAAGCGCGGGCAGCTTGGGGCGCGACTTTTGAAAGGTGTCGAGCCGCATGACGGCATTGACATTCACGCTGCCATCGGCAAATGGTGTGATGTACAGGCCGCCGGGCATGAATTTGCGGTCAAAGAGATAATATTCAGAGAGTTGCGTCTGCGAATGCGGTTGCACATTTGTATAATACAGCTGCATTCCGACAGCGCTGTGGCGCGGCAAAATCTGATGTTCCGGCACCAATTGCCTCACCAACGGCGAATTAGCACCCGTGGCGAGCAGCAAATACTGGGTCGAAAATTCGCCCAAAGAGGTCGTGATCCGATATCCTGAACCTTGCTGTTTTATGCTTTCCACCGCACATCCTTGCCGAATGTCAATCAAAGGATCCTTGGAGGCATGTCCGAAAAGCCAATTGTCAAAATCCATCCGCCGCGCAGAGATGCAAGACGGCAATCCCAAGCGCTGATTGGTCGGCGAATTGAAAGGCATGACAAATCCCGATTTCTGCGTCGATCCAAAGGCTGTGGCCTTGAGCTCCATCGCCCAAGGCTGCTGCATCAGGTCGATCACCAATTCGGGATCAAGTTCGTGTAACGAACGTAAAACATTGGAGGTGAGAATGTCTCCACAAACCTTGGGACGGGGAAAGATTCCCTTTTCCAACACGACGGAAGGCAAGCCCATCTGCGCGAGGCGCATGGCGGCAAAAAGGCCTCCCGGGCCTGCACCGACGATCAAGATGGGATTCGCAGCGGACATTCTCAGGCAAATTACAGGATTTTCCCGCTTGCAAAAATTCTTATCTTTGCCCCTTCTCATTCAAAAATCAACGCATGAAAGCGCTCGAAGGAAAAAACGCATACATCACAGGTGCCACCCGCGGGATCGGAAAAGGCATCGCCATCGAATTTGCCAAGCAGGGTGCGAACGTCGCCCTCACCTATCTCCGTGAAGGTGACCTCAGCCCGGAACTCGTCGCCGAAATCGAAGGCTACGGTGTAAAATGCCTTGGCATTCAGGCAGATGCCAGCAATATGGCCGAAACGCAGACTGCGATCGATGCCATGGCTGCGGCCTTCGGATCCATCGACGTCGTCATCAACAATGCCGGTATCACGATGGACAACCTGCTGTTGCGCATGACCGAGGAGCAATTTGATACCGTGATTCGCGTCAACTTGAAATCGGCTTTCAATTCGACCAAGGCAGTGCTCAAAACCATGCTCAAGCAGCGCAGCGGTTCGATTATCAACATCAGTTCGATCGTCGGCGTCACAGGCAATGCCGGTCAGGCCAACTATGCAGCCTCCAAGGCAGGCATGATTGCCTTCACGCAAAGCACGGCCAAGGAAATCGGTTCACGTGGCATCCGCGCCAACGCGATTGCTCCGGGTTTCATCACCACTGAAATGACCGGACACCTTCCTGAGGCCGAATTGAAGCGTTGGATGGACAGCATTCCCTTGCAGCGTGCCGGAACCGTGCAGGATATCGCGGACCTTTGCGTCTTCCTTGCGAGCGACAAAAGCACATACATCACCGGCCAAACGCTCCATGTGAACGGCGGCATGTACATGTAAGTCGCAGGCTTGACGGGAGATTTTGCCGATTTGAAGAATAAAAAATCCGCCGGAGCGGAAAATTTGCAGTAACATTGATCCATGCGCGGTCTTCGCTTTCCATACAATTTGGGGCTCTTTGTGCTGCTCGCCTTGGTGGCGGGGATGCTCGTTGCCACCGTCGCCACCCGCGCCGGACTCCAATTCGGCTATTCTGAAGGAATTTCGACGGTTTTGGTCATCCTTTTTTCGATGGCTGCGGCGGCAATTTCCTTTTTCATTTACCATCAGCGGGACGGCATGCTGCCTACTTCGGCAGCGATTCCCCTCGGAATTTTGCGTTACACGGTTTTGTTTGTTGCGGCGTTGATGCTGCTCGAACCCAAGCTGGAAACGCGGAACCGTCAGCTTTCCCCGCCCGTGATCGCCATTTTGCATGACGATTCGGAGAGTATCCTCATCAACCGCGACAGTACCTATCTCCGCTCGGAATATCCTGCCAAATTGAAGGCATTCATGGAAAAGCTGAATGCCAACGAGAAGGTCAAAACGCACTTTTTCGCCTTTTCCAACGAATTGGGAGCCGATGCTGCACCGGATTCGCTGAGTTACCGCGGCATGGGAACCAATATTTCCAATGCATTGACGGGCGCCGGAAAACTGTTCAGCAACCAAAATCTGGGTGCCGTTGTCTTGCTGTCGGATGGGATTTCTACGTCGGGAATGAACCCGATTTATTCGCTCGACAACTTTCAACAGCCGGTCTACACCGTTTTGCTCGGCGATACAACTCCTCAAAAGGACATTCGCATTGGCGAAGTGCTGTACAACCAAATCGCCTACCTCGAGAACGAAACGCCGATCAAGGTCAAGGTGATGAGCAGCGGCTACGACGCGGTGACGGCAAAAGTCAGCCTTGTGGGCGGCGGAAAGGTCATCGGAACACAAACGGTGACGCTTGGCAAGGACAAAAGCATTGTTGATGCCGACTTTTTGGTCAAGCCTACCCAAACCGGCATTCTCCAATACACCATCACCATTGATCCGCTGCCCGACGAATTGACCACGCGCAACAATGCCAAGACGATTTTTATCAATGTGCTGGAAACCAAGGTGAAAGTGGCGATTTTCGGGGGATATCCGCATCCGGACATTGGCGCGTTGCGCAGTGCTTTGTTGCGGGATCAACGCTACGAAACCAAGGAATTCATCCACAAAACGCCGACGGCTTATTACGAAGAACCGGGCAACGCAAGCTTGGCGGACTTTGACGTCTTCATTCTGCACAACTTCCCCTACGGGCCCGGCGACGCGGCCATGTTGGAGAAAATCAAAGCCGAAATCGATGCCCGCAAGGCTCCTTTGATGGTTTTCGTCGGTCAAAGCACACATTTGCAGACCCTCAAAGGCAGCCTTGGAGATCGCATCGGTATCACGCCCGGCACTTTCCAGAGCAATGTCGAGGAGGCCATGCTCGTGTTCAAGGAGGAATACAAAAGCCATTCGACCTATACCTTTGAAGAAGGCTGGATTCGTCTGATGAACAATGCGCCGCCACTTTACCGCAACCAAAGCGAATGGAAGGCTGGCGGCGACACCAAGGTGCTTGCCACGGCAAGGATCAAAGGCGTGGCCCTCGATTATCCGATTTACGGCCTGCAGAACCATCTGGAGCGGAAAAACATGGTCTTTGTCGGAGAAAACATCTGGCGGATGCGCGCCCATGCGCACGTGGAGACCGAATCGTTTGATGCATTCGATACCTGGATTTACAACAACATCCAATGGCTGATCGTGCGCGAAGACAAACGCCGGTTCAAAGTTTCGCCGAGCAAGCAGCTTTTCACCGGCAATGAACCCGTACTTTTCAAGGGAGAAGCCTACGACGAATCCTTCAAGCCCATGTCGGGCGTAGACATCAAATTGAAACTCAAGTATCCTGACGGCAAGGTGGATGAAACCTTCCTCAAGGAAACCGGCAATGCGCGTTATTTCCTTGAACTCAACAACCTCGAGGAAGGCACCTACAGTTACGAGGCCGAAGGCACCAAAAACAGCGTCAGAGTCGGTACCGACCGCGGCGAATTCAGCATTGGTCGCAGCAATATCGAGCACCTGAACCTCACAGCCGACAAAGGGCTGTTGGAGCAGATCGCTTTGCGCACGCGCGGTACCTTTCATACGTCCCGCAATTTGGACAAGCTTGCCGATGAAATTCTTGCGCTCAACAGCTTGAAGCCCGTCGCCAACATCACGGTCAAACGCCTCGGATTCAACGAATTCCAATGGATTTTCTACCTCTTGGCGGGCTTGCTCACTGTGGAATGGATCGTACGCAAGCGGTTTAGCCTGAGCTGATCACGAATTTTATGTCCACCATCCTCCTCTTCAAGGCATTGCACCTCATCTTCATGGTCACATGGTTTGCGGGCTTGTTTTACCTCGTCAGGTTGTTTGTCTATCACAAAGAGGCGGAAACCAAAACGAGTCCGGTCAGGGAGGCTTTGCAAGAACAATATGCGCTGATGGAGCGGCGGTTGTACTACATCATCACTTGGCCGGGAATGGTCTTGACGGTCATATTCGGCGCGTTGATGATCATCTTGAATCCCGCAATTCTGGATGTGTGGCTCTACATCAAACTCGGCATGGTCTTGCTGCTGATGATTTACCACTTGTATTGTGGCGAATTGATGAACGACCTCAAGGACGGCAAATGTACACTCAAGCCCTTCCATTTCAGGTTGTTGAATGAAGCCCCGACGATTTTGTTGTTTGGAATCATCACATTGGCGGTCTTCAAAAACATGACGGATTTCTTGTTGGTGTTCGGCGGATTGGTGGCTTTGGGAATCTTGTTGTTCATCGCGGCAAGGCTGTACAAAGCTTCCCGGGAAAGGAAGGGTTCGTGAAGCTGTTTGATCTGTATTTTGGCCACAAAGGCACGAAGACACGAAGATTTTTTGGCCACCAAGACACCAAGGCACCAAGTGTAACTCAACCTTCTTTGTGTCTTCGTGCCTTCGTGGCCTTCTTTCAAAAGAATCCCACAACTTTGCGCTCTTTGCGTCCTTTGCGGTTGTTGATACTTCTGACCTTTGCTGCTTGCAGCAATGCACCGACAATCGAAACGGCAACTGACACCAGTCCCGAAAAAGTCTATCTCAACCATGCGCCTGACGCGCAATACGTTGGTAAGCAGGAATGTAAGGCCTGCCACGCGGAGAAATTCGAGACGTTTGTACACAGCGAAATGGGGCGTTCCTTCAAACCTGCTACGCTGGCAAACAGCGTTGCCAAGTTTGAGAATGTAAAGCCGGTGTTTGACAAGTTCTCCAACCTTTACTACATCCCCTTTCACCGCGGCGAGGACCTGTATATCAAGGAATTCCGGCTATCGGGCAAGGACACGGTCCATCAACGCACGGAAAAGATTGCCTACATCGTGGGTTCGGGTCAGCATACCAATTCCCACATGATCGAGGAGAATGGCTATGTCTATCAAGCTCCCCTCACTTGGTATGCACAGGATGGCAAATGGGATCTGCCACCTGGCTTTGAGAATGGGCACAATTCGCGGTTTGCACGGTCGATTGAACTCGAATGCATGACTTGCCACAATGCCATGCCCGAATTTGAAGCTGGATCCGACAACCGGTTTGTCAAAATCCCGGACGGCATCGACTGCGAACGTTGCCATGGACCGGGTTCGGCGCACTTGGCGGAAAAGAAATCGGGAAGTCAGCTTCATCTCATCGACGGCATCGACTACTCGATCGTGAATCCGGGGAAGTTGCCCATTGACCGGCAGTTTGACATTTGCCAACGCTGTCATTTGCAAGGCACAGCCGTTCCTGCCGAGGGCAAAACCTTTCAGGATTTCCGGCCGGGCATGGTCCTCAGCGAATACATCAACATTTTTATTCCGCGGTACGAAGACAGCCTGAGCAATTTTATCATGGCCTCCCATCCCGACCGTTTGCGGATGAGCGCCTGCTTCCTGCAAACGCAAAACAATCCCAAGTTTGCGATGCCGATGACCTGCATCACCTGCCATGATCCGCATCTGAGCATCAAGACGTTGGGGACGGAACATTACAAAACCGTTTGCCAAAGCTGCCATTCACCGGAAGAAAGCACCCCGAAATTGGCCGGAGCCTGCACAGCAAAACCGGAATTGCGCCTTGCCAATCAGGACAATTGCGTTTCCTGCCATATGCCCACCTCGGGAAGCAGCGACATCCCGCACGTGCGCATCACAGACCACTTCATTCGCAAGCCGGACGCAAAAAAAGCATTGACACCCGAGGAAATTCTGAAGCAAAAGGAATTTTTCAGGCTTGCCTGCCGGACGCAATCCAACCCGAGTACAAAGTTGATGGCCGAGGGCTATTTGACGCAATTCGAGCAATTTACCTCCAAGGCTTGGTTGCTCGACAGCGCGAATGCCATGATGGCCAAGGCGCTCAAGGTGGATAGCGAATCCAAATTGCTGGTGCCACTTGTTCGCCTGCGGTATTTACAAAACGACTTCGCTGCATTGACGAAACTTGCACAATCCAATGCCCCTGCGACCGTCGGCGATGCCTGGACCGCCTACCGCATCGGCGAAGCCTGGCAGCAGTCGCAGCGGCTTCCCGAAGCCATTCAGTGGTTTCAAAGAGCCAATCAACTGGCGCCGGGCCACCTGAAATTCAAGAACAAGCTCGCATCCGCCATGCTCAACAACAAACAGGTCGACGAAGCCTTGGTGCTGCTCAACGAATTGGTGGGTGCCTACTCCAAAGATCCGAGCATCCTCAACAACCGCGGATTTGCCAGTGTGCTCAAGAATGATTTTCCTGCTGCCGAAAAAGACTTCCAACGCGCGCTCGCCCTCGATCCCGATTCGGAAATCGCGATGGCCAACCTTGCTTCGCTTTTCCTCAATACAGGCCGTCCAGCAGACGCCAAACGCTTCACAGCCATGCTCTTGCAGCGAGATCCTCAAAATCCACAGTACCTGCAACTGAAGGCGGTTTTGGGGATGTAATTGCGGCTTCGAGGTTGAGAATGCCGGAATCAAATGCATTCTCCAAAAACTGACGCTCGAATTCATAAATCCTGTAAATTGGAAGCATGAGGGAGCCTTTTTTCCCCATCAACTGAAATCCAACGAAAAATTACCCGTAAATCATGGAAGATAAAATCACCGAAAGTGTAGGCGAAGGCGGCAAAAACATCAAAGCGGATGTCATTCTCGTCCAGCAATTGCTCATTCTCGCCGGCTTTATCCCCGCATTGAATACCGACGGCAAATCCAATGCAGACGGCATTTGCGGCAATGGAACCAAGGCAGCCATCAAAAAATTCCAAACCGAAAAGGTCGGAATTGCCGCTCCGGACGGGCGTATCGATCCGGGAGGAAAAACCTGGAAAGCGTTGATCGCCTTCAAAAAACCGCCTGCCGACACCACGCAGCCCGCGCGCCTTACGCCCGCGATGTTTGCCAAGATCAAGCAGGCCTTCCCCAATGGCATCACGGTGGCCATTTACCTCGATTATGACAAGACCGGGAAGCCGTCCAAAGACAACAACAACGCAGAATTTCCGCGTGCGGCCACGGCTTATGCCAAGTTTTTCTCGGCGGTCGGGGTCGACAGCACTGGCAACATCGTCATGGGCGTGCCGATTGCCGTCAAAAATCTGGATCAAATCACCGCTGTGGTGAACCAGATCCATATCACGCTGAACAAGGAGCATCTGCGCTCGGTGAATGTAAGCACCCCGGTGCCGCCTGTGTTTACCCGTATCAAGGTGCTTTCACTCTTTGCACATGGACAACCCTATGGCCTTAACTTGCTAGGAAGCGGAAAATACAATCTGCGGATCGACTCACCTGCAGAACTCAAGAAGATGCAGACCTTCTTTGGCGGAATCCGGCCGGCTCTCACTGCGGATGTCCATGCAAATCTGTTTGCCTGTCATGCCGGTCGTGAAACCGACAAAACGGAGCCACAGGGAATCTGGTACATCGAAGATGCTGACAAGCAAGATGGCAGCAGCAGTTTTGCGGCTACGTTGGCAGCAGAATTGGGTAAGGATTCGTCGGTTTATGCCCACTTGAGCGCGGGGCATACGGTGGACAACTATTCGGCGCGGGTTTTTGGGAAGCAGGCGGGCAAGGATGCAACGGTTTCCCGTGGTGGCGTGCATATTTTTTACCTGTTGTACCCCGACAGTTTCCGCGACGCAGAGGCCGTGCGGCTGGGTAAAACCCGGGAAAAAACGCGTGCGCAGATGCTCAAGCACTATAAACTGCGGATGGACGAAAGCAGCAAGGACAAGCTTTCAATTCCCAATGCCGAAGGGAAACTCGTACCTGGAAGGCTCGGCGCCTTGATGTTTACCGACCTCCCGAAGGCAAGGCAA
The Bacteroidota bacterium DNA segment above includes these coding regions:
- a CDS encoding T9SS type A sorting domain-containing protein is translated as MKNLSIRICGWFHVFCLAIVLSSGVCFAQTQVYSLNFGGLTRSYRLYLPANYTGTTAVPLVFNLHGYTSNAFQQEFYSGMNAVADTAGFILCYPDGVNSSWNSGFSSPYYGGVNDVGFLSTLLDSLLANYNIDAARVYSCGMSNGGFMSYRLACDLESRIAAIASVTGSMTTLQLSNCQATRAVPVLEIHGTNDGTVSYGNSGLSMGIDSVLGYWRSVNGCTAPPVYDTLPDLVQEQSTVTTQWYGGCTDNVEVAHYKIENGGHTWPGAPFQIPGAVTNMDINTSVEIWKFFYRFSHPNPVLTGLSSLPRNLVPTVVPNPAKDRFRVLNILEGAQLTLIDVTGKAVGTWQTNAAVLEIETAAFVPGIYFLKVNQDGATTTTKVLIAGE
- a CDS encoding peptidoglycan-binding protein; its protein translation is MEDKITESVGEGGKNIKADVILVQQLLILAGFIPALNTDGKSNADGICGNGTKAAIKKFQTEKVGIAAPDGRIDPGGKTWKALIAFKKPPADTTQPARLTPAMFAKIKQAFPNGITVAIYLDYDKTGKPSKDNNNAEFPRAATAYAKFFSAVGVDSTGNIVMGVPIAVKNLDQITAVVNQIHITLNKEHLRSVNVSTPVPPVFTRIKVLSLFAHGQPYGLNLLGSGKYNLRIDSPAELKKMQTFFGGIRPALTADVHANLFACHAGRETDKTEPQGIWYIEDADKQDGSSSFAATLAAELGKDSSVYAHLSAGHTVDNYSARVFGKQAGKDATVSRGGVHIFYLLYPDSFRDAEAVRLGKTREKTRAQMLKHYKLRMDESSKDKLSIPNAEGKLVPGRLGALMFTDLPKARQFLQSDWAKWVVANPIK
- a CDS encoding VWA domain-containing protein, translating into MRGLRFPYNLGLFVLLALVAGMLVATVATRAGLQFGYSEGISTVLVILFSMAAAAISFFIYHQRDGMLPTSAAIPLGILRYTVLFVAALMLLEPKLETRNRQLSPPVIAILHDDSESILINRDSTYLRSEYPAKLKAFMEKLNANEKVKTHFFAFSNELGADAAPDSLSYRGMGTNISNALTGAGKLFSNQNLGAVVLLSDGISTSGMNPIYSLDNFQQPVYTVLLGDTTPQKDIRIGEVLYNQIAYLENETPIKVKVMSSGYDAVTAKVSLVGGGKVIGTQTVTLGKDKSIVDADFLVKPTQTGILQYTITIDPLPDELTTRNNAKTIFINVLETKVKVAIFGGYPHPDIGALRSALLRDQRYETKEFIHKTPTAYYEEPGNASLADFDVFILHNFPYGPGDAAMLEKIKAEIDARKAPLMVFVGQSTHLQTLKGSLGDRIGITPGTFQSNVEEAMLVFKEEYKSHSTYTFEEGWIRLMNNAPPLYRNQSEWKAGGDTKVLATARIKGVALDYPIYGLQNHLERKNMVFVGENIWRMRAHAHVETESFDAFDTWIYNNIQWLIVREDKRRFKVSPSKQLFTGNEPVLFKGEAYDESFKPMSGVDIKLKLKYPDGKVDETFLKETGNARYFLELNNLEEGTYSYEAEGTKNSVRVGTDRGEFSIGRSNIEHLNLTADKGLLEQIALRTRGTFHTSRNLDKLADEILALNSLKPVANITVKRLGFNEFQWIFYLLAGLLTVEWIVRKRFSLS
- the fabG gene encoding 3-oxoacyl-[acyl-carrier-protein] reductase, with the protein product MKALEGKNAYITGATRGIGKGIAIEFAKQGANVALTYLREGDLSPELVAEIEGYGVKCLGIQADASNMAETQTAIDAMAAAFGSIDVVINNAGITMDNLLLRMTEEQFDTVIRVNLKSAFNSTKAVLKTMLKQRSGSIINISSIVGVTGNAGQANYAASKAGMIAFTQSTAKEIGSRGIRANAIAPGFITTEMTGHLPEAELKRWMDSIPLQRAGTVQDIADLCVFLASDKSTYITGQTLHVNGGMYM
- a CDS encoding tetratricopeptide repeat protein, with protein sequence MLILLTFAACSNAPTIETATDTSPEKVYLNHAPDAQYVGKQECKACHAEKFETFVHSEMGRSFKPATLANSVAKFENVKPVFDKFSNLYYIPFHRGEDLYIKEFRLSGKDTVHQRTEKIAYIVGSGQHTNSHMIEENGYVYQAPLTWYAQDGKWDLPPGFENGHNSRFARSIELECMTCHNAMPEFEAGSDNRFVKIPDGIDCERCHGPGSAHLAEKKSGSQLHLIDGIDYSIVNPGKLPIDRQFDICQRCHLQGTAVPAEGKTFQDFRPGMVLSEYINIFIPRYEDSLSNFIMASHPDRLRMSACFLQTQNNPKFAMPMTCITCHDPHLSIKTLGTEHYKTVCQSCHSPEESTPKLAGACTAKPELRLANQDNCVSCHMPTSGSSDIPHVRITDHFIRKPDAKKALTPEEILKQKEFFRLACRTQSNPSTKLMAEGYLTQFEQFTSKAWLLDSANAMMAKALKVDSESKLLVPLVRLRYLQNDFAALTKLAQSNAPATVGDAWTAYRIGEAWQQSQRLPEAIQWFQRANQLAPGHLKFKNKLASAMLNNKQVDEALVLLNELVGAYSKDPSILNNRGFASVLKNDFPAAEKDFQRALALDPDSEIAMANLASLFLNTGRPADAKRFTAMLLQRDPQNPQYLQLKAVLGM
- a CDS encoding NAD(P)/FAD-dependent oxidoreductase, with protein sequence MSAANPILIVGAGPGGLFAAMRLAQMGLPSVVLEKGIFPRPKVCGDILTSNVLRSLHELDPELVIDLMQQPWAMELKATAFGSTQKSGFVMPFNSPTNQRLGLPSCISARRMDFDNWLFGHASKDPLIDIRQGCAVESIKQQGSGYRITTSLGEFSTQYLLLATGANSPLVRQLVPEHQILPRHSAVGMQLYYTNVQPHSQTQLSEYYLFDRKFMPGGLYITPFADGSVNVNAVMRLDTFQKSRPKLPALLQAYIQAHPQLRERFASAELQGHPTGSSLFFGTTRRPLSSGNCLLIGDAAGLTDATNANGIGHAMISGGIAATHIAMALENGLSPAGYDAAVYARLKNALRPGKVMKALFGNSITTGLSVSILNASLNRFNSRAVEEFVYSANTTATLLNPKFYWRLFAKGQ